The following are encoded together in the Lathyrus oleraceus cultivar Zhongwan6 chromosome 3, CAAS_Psat_ZW6_1.0, whole genome shotgun sequence genome:
- the LOC127126687 gene encoding uncharacterized protein LOC127126687 — protein sequence MSILIKNQIFNFGTKDGKPADTLSRKHSYVLQPVTGKAKYSKLHSSEVADSKQPLQTAVVNLDDVTISLSKDGYRDMMKLADNFATFNQRLKYAHFRPLVPVKADSRSWWKYAYRAVSDQMKKARYLTSIIFTALYITCQLLRF from the exons ATGTCGATTCTCATTAAAAATCAGATATTTAATTTTGGAACTAAAGATGGGAAACCAGCGGATACTTTGTCGCGAAAACACTCATATGTTCTGCAGCCGGTAACTGGGAAAGCAAAGTACTCAAAGCTGCATTCGAGTGAAGTTGCTGATAGCAAACAACCATTGCAGACGGCTGTTGTGAATTTGGATGATGTTACAATCAGCTTATCTAAG GATGGATACAGAGATATGATGAAATTAGCAGACAACTTCGCTACATTTAATCAACGTCTAAAGTATGCTCATTTCCGTCCACTGGTGCCAGTAAAAGCTGATTCCAGGTCTTGGTGGAAGTATGCTTACAGAGCTGTATCCGATCAGATGAAAAAGGCAAGGTATTTAACTTCAATTATATTCACAGCCTTATACATTACTTGTCAACTGCTAAGATTTTGA
- the LOC127130691 gene encoding uncharacterized protein LOC127130691: protein MAKKRVPDWLNSPIWSSPSEHNRFSAAFDPPEPPSPPPVTVEEDPPLIQHRTNHNGIATSSPSSSSSSASTSSADDMSISRRAQCQAQLLAELSRKVIDMRELRRIASQGIPDFPGLRSTVWKLLLGYLPPDHALWSSELAKKRSQYKRFKQDILINPSEITRRMWDSADYDADEVKCETRCMLSRSQITHGEHPLSLGKTSIWNKFFLACGIVGVGLLEFVNKH, encoded by the exons ATGGCGAAGAAACGCGTTCCCGATTGGCTCAACAGTCCTATCTGGTCCTCCCCCTCCGAACACAACCGCTTTTCCGCCGCTTTTGACCCACCGGAACCTCCCTCTCCACCCCCTGTCACCGTCGAAGAAGATCCTCCTTTAATTCAACATCGTACAAATCACAATGGTATTGCCACTTCATCTccctcttcttcttcatcctctgcttCTACTTCCTCCGCCGATGACATGTCCATCTCTCGCCGGGCCCAGTGCCAGGCTCAATTGTTAGCCGAG TTATCTAGGAAGGTCATAGATATGCGGGAATTGAGGAGAATTGCTTCTCAAGGGATACCTGATTTTCCTGGTTTACGTTCTACTGTCTGGAAG CTTCTGCTAGGTTATCTACCACCTGATCATGCCCTTTGGTCCTCTGAATTGGCAAAGAAGAGGTCTCAATACAAACGTTTCAAACAAGACATTCTTATCAATCCT TCAGAAATCACGAGGAGGATGTGGGACTCTGCTGATTATGATGCCGACGAAGTCAAATGTGAGACCAGGTGCATGCTTTCTAGATCACAAATCACTCACGGGGAACATCCTTTGAGTCTTGGCAAGACCAGCATTTGGAATAAGTTTTTCCTG GCTTGTGGAATAGTGGGTGTTGGGCTATTAGAGTTTGTAAATAAACACTGA
- the LOC127130690 gene encoding aminopeptidase M1 — PTLFFLSNQRSLASYIKKHACSNAKTEDLWAALEEGSGEPVNKLMTTWTKQQGYPVVSVKVNNQNLEFDQSQFLSSGAQGEGQWIVPITLCFGSYDVHKNFLFQTKSETRDVKELLGSPITEDSKSWIKINVEQAGFYRVKYDELLAAKLRYAIEKKILSPSDRFGTLDDTYALCNARKESLTSLLNLMAAYREEDDYTVLSNLISISSKVQNIAADAVPDLLDYFKQFSINVLQYSAERLGWDPKPGETHDDALLRGEILTSLAEFGHDLTLDEASRRFQAFLENRNTPLLPPDIRRAVYVAVMKRATKSNRSGYESLLKLYRETDLSQEKTRILGNEISSVKA; from the exons CCCACATTGTTTTTTTTATCTAACCAGAGGTCACTAGCTTCATATATAAAAAAGCATGCTTGTTCAAATGCTAAGACTGAGGATCTATGGGCTGCACTTGAGGAAGGATCTGGTGAACCTGTGAATAAGTTAATGACCACATGGACTAAGCAGCAAGGATATCCTGTTGTATCTGTTAAAGTCAACAATCAGAATTTGGAGTTTGATCAG TCACAATTCTTGTCAAGTGGTGCTCAAGGGGAAGGCCAATGGATTGTTCCAATAACATTATGCTTTGGCTCATATGACGTCCACAAAAATTTCCTCTTCCAAACAAAATCTGAAACACGTGATGTTAAAGAGTTACTCGGTTCCCCGATTACCGAAGACAGCAAATCTTGGATTAAAATTAATGTGGAGCAGGCTGGTTTCTACAGGGTGAAATATGATGAGTTGCTTGCTGCTAAACTTAGATATGCAATAGAGAAAAAAATATTATCTCCATCAGACCGGTTTG GAACTTTGGATGATACATATGCACTTTGTAATGCTCGCAAAGAATCATTGACCTCCTTGCTTAACTTGATGGCAGCTTATAGGGAGGAAGATGATTATACTGTGCTCTCTAACCTGATATCA ATAAGTTCTAAAGTTCAAAATATTGCAGCTGATGCAGTTCCAGACTTGCTAGATTATTTCAAACAGTTTTCTATTAATGTTCTCCAGTACTCTGCAGA GAGGCTTGGTTGGGATCCTAAACCAGGAGAAACTCATGATGATGCGTTGTTGAGAGGAGAAATTTTGACTTCCCTTGCTGAATTTGGACATGATCTGACACTGGATGAAGCAAGCAGGCGATTCCAGGCTTTCTTAGAAAACAGAAATACTCCACTTCTTCCACCTGATATAAGAAGG GCAGTTTACGTGGCTGTAATGAAACGGGCAACCAAATCTAACCGCTCGGGTTATGAATCACTTCTGAAACTATACAGAGAAACTGACCTAAGTCAGGAGAAAACGCGTATTCTGGGTAATGAAATATCTTCAGTGAAGGCATAA